One Cellulosimicrobium protaetiae genomic region harbors:
- the rarD gene encoding EamA family transporter RarD: protein MTHPSPAPDHLPGTGNPGPAPTGAPSSPAPAAPSGSPRGAPAPTDRWGLLLGAGAFFLWGAMPLYFPLLEPAEPLEIIAHRVVWSLLFCLVLLAATRQLGGFVTALRTPRTLGVLAVAAVLIVTNWTVYVYGVLSGHVLDAALGYFINPLVTVLLAVAVLRERLRPAQWVAVGIGVAAVVVISTGAGGLPWIALVLAASFGLYGLVKNRVGRTVEALPGLAVETAVLTPLALGYLVWLSATGVGTFGAEGVGHALLLASAGIVTALPLLLFSAAARRLPLSVVGLLQYLGPALQFLFGLLVFHEPMSPTRWAGFGLVWLALVVLSVDGLQAARATRLATRA from the coding sequence GTGACCCACCCCTCCCCCGCGCCGGACCACCTCCCCGGCACCGGGAACCCCGGCCCCGCGCCCACCGGCGCACCGTCCTCGCCCGCCCCGGCCGCGCCGTCGGGCAGCCCGCGCGGCGCACCCGCCCCGACCGACCGCTGGGGGCTCCTGCTCGGCGCCGGAGCGTTCTTCCTCTGGGGCGCGATGCCCCTGTACTTCCCGCTCCTCGAACCCGCCGAGCCGCTCGAGATCATCGCGCACCGCGTCGTCTGGAGCCTGCTCTTCTGCCTCGTGCTCCTCGCCGCGACGCGCCAGCTCGGCGGGTTCGTCACCGCGCTGCGCACCCCCCGCACGCTCGGCGTCCTCGCCGTCGCGGCCGTCCTCATCGTCACCAACTGGACCGTCTACGTGTACGGGGTCCTCAGCGGGCACGTGCTCGACGCCGCGCTGGGGTACTTCATCAACCCGCTCGTCACGGTCCTGCTCGCCGTCGCGGTGCTGCGCGAGCGGCTGCGCCCCGCGCAGTGGGTGGCCGTCGGCATCGGCGTCGCCGCCGTCGTCGTCATCAGCACGGGCGCGGGCGGGCTGCCGTGGATCGCGCTCGTGCTCGCAGCGTCGTTCGGCCTCTACGGCCTCGTGAAGAACCGCGTGGGACGCACCGTCGAGGCCCTCCCCGGCCTCGCCGTGGAGACCGCCGTGCTCACGCCGCTGGCCCTCGGGTACCTGGTGTGGCTCTCCGCCACGGGGGTGGGCACGTTCGGCGCCGAGGGCGTCGGCCACGCGCTCCTGCTCGCGTCCGCCGGGATTGTGACGGCCCTGCCGCTGCTCCTGTTCAGCGCCGCCGCGCGCCGGCTCCCGCTGAGCGTCGTCGGCCTCCTGCAGTACCTGGGCCCCGCGCTCCAGTTCCTCTTCGGACTCCTCGTCTTCCACGAGCCCATGTCACCGACCCGCTGGGCGGGCTTCGGGCTCGTGTGGCTCGCGCTCGTCGTGCTCTCGGTCGACGGCCTGCAGGCGGCCCGTGCGACGCGCCTGGCGACCCGTGCCTGA
- a CDS encoding YajQ family cyclic di-GMP-binding protein: MADSSFDIVSKVDRQEVDNALNQAAKEVSQRYDFRNVGASIGWSGESILMVANSAERVLAILDVLETKLVKRGISLKSLDTGDKEPKASGKEYRLAATLKEGLSSENAKKITKIIRDEAPKAVKTQITGDEVRVTSKSRDDLQTVIALLKGADLDVALQFTNYR; the protein is encoded by the coding sequence ATGGCCGACTCCTCGTTCGACATCGTCAGCAAGGTCGACCGCCAGGAGGTCGACAACGCGCTGAACCAGGCCGCCAAGGAGGTCTCGCAGCGCTACGACTTCCGCAACGTCGGCGCCTCGATCGGCTGGAGCGGCGAGAGCATCCTCATGGTCGCGAACTCGGCCGAGCGCGTGCTCGCCATCCTCGACGTCCTCGAGACCAAGCTCGTCAAGCGCGGCATCTCCCTGAAGTCGCTCGACACGGGTGACAAGGAGCCCAAGGCGTCGGGCAAGGAGTACCGCCTCGCGGCCACCCTCAAGGAGGGCCTGTCGAGCGAGAACGCGAAGAAGATCACCAAGATCATCCGTGACGAGGCGCCCAAGGCCGTCAAGACGCAGATCACGGGCGACGAGGTCCGCGTGACGAGCAAGTCCCGCGACGACCTCCAGACCGTCATCGCGCTGCTCAAGGGCGCCGACCTCGACGTCGCGCTGCAGTTCACGAACTACCGGTAG
- a CDS encoding HAD family hydrolase, translated as MTLPDGGPRPVAPGRPAAPSSGLPRVVATDLDGTLLRSDGTVSERTRSALRAAERAGIEVVFVTARPPRWLDQLADVVGGHGHVICLGGAAVWDLATASPLDVCGFTADEAASLVADLRAAVPGVALAFERVDGPTFDPGFRSTPDDDADVVAVVESTLAAPGAAPGTDPRQPVGKILARDPGVPVEDAPATQPVVVADGQTRAQETFFARVRETVGDRAHLAYSGAAGLAELLAPAVTKDAALARWCARLGVGPRDVWAFGDMPNDVPMLRWAGRSFAVANAHPDVLAAATDVTAANDDDGVARALLDELAHHGVVVAHE; from the coding sequence ATGACCCTGCCCGACGGCGGCCCGCGCCCGGTCGCGCCGGGTCGTCCAGCCGCGCCGTCGAGCGGGCTCCCGCGCGTCGTCGCGACCGACCTCGACGGCACGCTCCTGCGCTCCGACGGGACCGTCTCGGAACGCACCCGCTCCGCCCTGCGCGCGGCAGAGCGTGCCGGCATCGAGGTGGTGTTCGTCACCGCGCGGCCGCCGCGCTGGCTCGACCAGCTCGCGGACGTCGTGGGCGGGCACGGGCACGTCATCTGCCTCGGCGGCGCGGCGGTGTGGGACCTCGCCACCGCGAGCCCGCTCGACGTGTGCGGCTTCACCGCGGACGAGGCGGCCTCGCTGGTCGCCGACCTGCGCGCCGCGGTGCCGGGCGTCGCGCTCGCGTTCGAGAGAGTCGACGGGCCGACGTTCGACCCAGGCTTCCGCTCGACGCCGGACGACGACGCGGACGTCGTCGCCGTGGTCGAGTCGACCCTCGCCGCGCCCGGCGCCGCCCCCGGGACCGACCCCCGGCAGCCCGTCGGCAAGATCCTCGCGCGCGACCCCGGGGTGCCGGTCGAGGACGCTCCCGCGACGCAGCCCGTCGTCGTCGCGGACGGGCAGACGAGGGCGCAGGAGACGTTCTTCGCCCGCGTCCGCGAGACCGTCGGCGACCGGGCTCACCTCGCGTACTCCGGCGCGGCGGGCCTCGCCGAGCTGCTGGCGCCCGCGGTGACCAAGGACGCCGCGCTCGCGCGCTGGTGCGCGCGACTCGGCGTGGGGCCGCGCGACGTCTGGGCGTTCGGCGACATGCCCAACGACGTGCCGATGCTGCGCTGGGCGGGCCGCTCGTTCGCCGTCGCCAACGCCCACCCCGACGTGCTCGCCGCGGCGACGGACGTCACCGCGGCGAACGACGACGACGGCGTCGCGCGCGCCCTACTCGACGAGCTTGCCCACCACGGAGTCGTCGTGGCGCACGAGTGA
- a CDS encoding L-aspartate oxidase, translating into MQSSHRRLATNVLVIGTGGAGLRASIELAERGVDVLAVGKRRRHDAHTSLAAGGINAALATMDPQDSWQQHAADTITESYLLADPEVVQVVTQNAARGIEDLARWGMPFAREADGRISQRFFGAHTYRRTAFAGDYTGLEIQRTLVRRASELHVPVLDTVYVTRLLTAGGRVFGAYGFDVTDGTRVTIHADAVILAAGGHTRIWRRTSSRRDENTGDSWRLAVDAGASLRDAELVQFHPSGILEPDDAAGTLVSEAARGEGGVLRNALGERFMERYDPERLELSTRDRVALANFTEIAEGRGTAKGGVYLDVSHLPREQVLERLPRVYRMMLDLQMLDITTTPMEVAPTAHYSMGGVRVAAADHATDVEGLYVIGEAASGLHGANRLGGNSLIELLVYGRLTGAAAADFAVGSDAPRRDRDAVAEAAHEVDLALGLGTAVGSEPAAQENARRLQRAVRDVMTEHAGVVRSAEGLTEGLRRLGEVEERARAVVAHPDIAGYDDLAHVFDLKGSLLAARATLDSALARRETRGCHNRSDFPETDPALQANLVWSPGTGVTTEEIPPVPAEIASLVRHDDSVVGKLVE; encoded by the coding sequence ATGCAGTCGAGTCATCGACGTCTCGCGACGAACGTCCTGGTCATCGGAACGGGGGGCGCGGGGCTGCGCGCCTCGATCGAGCTCGCGGAGCGGGGCGTGGACGTCCTCGCGGTCGGCAAGCGCCGCCGCCACGACGCCCACACGAGCCTCGCCGCGGGCGGCATCAACGCGGCGCTCGCGACGATGGACCCGCAGGACTCGTGGCAGCAGCACGCGGCCGACACGATCACGGAGTCGTACCTCCTGGCCGACCCGGAGGTCGTGCAGGTCGTCACGCAGAACGCGGCGCGCGGCATCGAGGACCTCGCGCGGTGGGGCATGCCGTTCGCGCGCGAGGCGGACGGGCGCATCAGCCAGCGCTTCTTCGGCGCGCACACGTACCGCCGCACCGCCTTCGCGGGGGACTACACGGGCCTCGAGATCCAGCGCACGCTCGTGCGACGCGCGAGCGAGCTGCACGTGCCGGTGCTCGACACGGTCTACGTGACGCGGCTGCTCACGGCGGGCGGGCGCGTGTTCGGCGCGTACGGGTTCGACGTCACCGACGGCACGCGCGTGACGATCCACGCCGACGCGGTGATCCTCGCCGCGGGCGGGCACACCCGGATCTGGCGCCGGACGTCGTCCCGCCGGGACGAGAACACGGGCGACTCGTGGCGCCTCGCCGTCGACGCGGGCGCGAGCCTGCGCGACGCGGAGCTCGTCCAGTTCCACCCCTCGGGCATCCTCGAGCCCGACGACGCGGCGGGGACCCTGGTCTCCGAGGCGGCGCGCGGCGAGGGCGGCGTCCTGCGCAACGCGCTCGGCGAGCGCTTCATGGAGCGCTACGACCCGGAGCGGCTCGAGCTCTCGACGCGCGACCGCGTCGCGCTCGCGAACTTCACCGAGATCGCCGAGGGCCGGGGGACCGCGAAGGGCGGCGTGTACCTGGACGTCTCCCACCTGCCGCGCGAGCAGGTGCTGGAGCGGCTCCCGCGCGTCTACCGCATGATGCTCGACCTCCAGATGCTCGACATCACGACGACGCCGATGGAGGTCGCCCCGACCGCCCACTACTCGATGGGCGGGGTGCGGGTCGCCGCGGCCGACCACGCGACTGACGTCGAGGGCCTCTACGTCATCGGCGAGGCCGCCAGCGGGCTGCACGGGGCCAACCGTCTCGGTGGCAACTCGCTCATCGAGCTGCTCGTGTACGGGCGCCTGACGGGCGCGGCCGCCGCGGACTTCGCCGTCGGGTCGGACGCGCCCCGGCGCGACCGTGACGCCGTCGCCGAGGCCGCGCACGAGGTGGACCTCGCGCTCGGGCTGGGCACCGCCGTCGGCTCGGAACCGGCGGCGCAGGAGAACGCCCGGCGCCTGCAGCGCGCCGTGCGCGACGTGATGACCGAGCACGCGGGCGTGGTCCGGTCCGCCGAGGGCCTCACGGAGGGTCTGCGGCGCCTGGGGGAGGTCGAGGAGCGGGCGCGGGCCGTCGTCGCGCACCCGGACATCGCCGGGTACGACGACCTCGCGCACGTGTTCGACCTCAAGGGCTCGCTGCTCGCCGCGCGTGCGACGCTCGACTCGGCGCTCGCGCGCCGCGAGACGCGCGGGTGCCACAACCGCTCCGACTTCCCGGAGACCGACCCGGCGCTGCAGGCGAACCTCGTGTGGTCGCCCGGCACCGGGGTCACGACCGAGGAGATCCCGCCCGTGCCCGCCGAGATCGCGTCACTCGTGCGCCACGACGACTCCGTGGTGGGCAAGCTCGTCGAGTAG
- the htpX gene encoding zinc metalloprotease HtpX, which translates to MGRQHFNGLKTAGLFGVMWAIVLGLWALFGARANLLWLFVGLGLVTTAYGYWNSDKIAIRAMHARPVSELEQPAMYRIVRELSTEARQPMPRLYVSPTQAPNAFATGRNPKNAAVCCTEGILRLLDERELRGVLGHELMHVYNRDILTSSVAGALAGVITSLAQFLLIFGGDRDRGGNPLAAIAMVILAPVAAMLIQLAISRTREYDADEDGAKLTGDPLALASALRKLDAGTQRAPLPQNRDLVDVSHLMIANPFRGAGVAKMFATHPPMADRIERLESMAGHGPGYGGITYH; encoded by the coding sequence GTGGGGCGACAGCACTTCAACGGTCTCAAGACGGCCGGCCTGTTCGGCGTCATGTGGGCCATCGTCCTCGGGCTCTGGGCGCTGTTCGGCGCCCGCGCGAACCTGCTGTGGCTGTTCGTGGGCCTCGGGCTCGTGACGACGGCCTACGGGTACTGGAACTCCGACAAGATCGCGATCCGCGCGATGCACGCGCGTCCCGTGAGCGAGCTCGAGCAGCCCGCCATGTACCGGATCGTGCGCGAGCTCTCGACCGAGGCGCGCCAGCCGATGCCCCGCCTCTACGTCTCGCCCACGCAGGCGCCCAACGCGTTCGCGACGGGCCGCAACCCCAAGAACGCGGCCGTGTGCTGCACGGAGGGCATCCTGCGCCTCCTCGACGAGCGCGAGCTGCGCGGCGTCCTCGGGCACGAGCTCATGCACGTGTACAACCGCGACATCCTCACGTCGTCGGTCGCGGGAGCCCTGGCGGGCGTGATCACGTCGCTCGCGCAGTTCCTGCTGATCTTCGGCGGCGACCGTGACCGCGGCGGCAACCCGCTCGCCGCGATCGCCATGGTGATCCTCGCGCCGGTCGCGGCGATGCTGATCCAGCTCGCGATCTCCCGCACCCGGGAGTACGACGCCGACGAGGACGGCGCGAAGCTCACGGGCGACCCGCTCGCCCTCGCGTCCGCGCTGCGCAAGCTCGACGCGGGGACCCAGCGGGCCCCGCTCCCGCAGAACCGCGACCTCGTGGACGTTTCGCACCTCATGATCGCCAACCCGTTCCGGGGGGCGGGGGTCGCCAAGATGTTCGCGACGCACCCGCCCATGGCGGACCGCATCGAGCGCCTCGAGTCGATGGCCGGCCACGGGCCGGGGTACGGCGGCATCACGTACCACTGA
- a CDS encoding FAD-dependent oxidoreductase — protein sequence MSSIRPLRVAIVGAGPAGIYAADILSKTDLDVSIDLFERLPAPFGLVRYGVAPDHPRIKQIIVALHKVLSRGDIRLLANVDYGVDLKLDDLRQYYDAVIFSTGSIRDAALPIEGIDLPGSYGAADFVSWYDGHPDVPRTWPLEAQQVAVLGAGNVALDVARVLAKHADDLLPTEVPQNVYEGLKASPVTDVHVFARRGPAQAKFSPLELRELGHVPDVDVIVYPEDFEFDEGSMAAINSSNQTKQVVKTLTDWTLKDPGENTASRRLHLHFLHAPAAVLGDGKVEALRTERTRLNGDGTVSGTGEFQEWPVQAVYRAVGYFGSPLPEIPFDELKGVIPNREGRVIDIDGEHIPGVYATGWIKRGPVGLIGHTKSDASETIRHLVEDVTGAGDGGDVAAADLTAGRVAPLGDPEAVVEFLRERGVDHVEWSGWELLDAYERSLGEPHGRERVKVVPREDMIRVARGESQVG from the coding sequence GTGAGCAGCATCCGTCCACTGCGCGTCGCGATCGTCGGCGCTGGTCCCGCCGGGATCTACGCCGCGGACATCCTGTCCAAGACCGACCTCGACGTGAGCATCGACCTGTTCGAGCGCCTGCCCGCGCCGTTCGGCCTCGTGCGCTACGGCGTCGCGCCGGACCACCCGCGCATCAAGCAGATCATCGTCGCGCTCCACAAGGTGCTGAGCCGCGGCGACATCCGCCTCCTCGCGAACGTGGACTACGGCGTCGACCTCAAGCTGGACGACCTGCGCCAGTACTACGACGCGGTGATCTTCTCGACCGGCTCGATCCGGGACGCGGCGCTGCCGATCGAGGGCATCGACCTGCCGGGCTCGTACGGCGCCGCGGACTTCGTGTCCTGGTACGACGGCCACCCCGACGTCCCGCGCACGTGGCCGCTCGAGGCGCAGCAGGTCGCGGTCCTCGGCGCGGGCAACGTCGCGCTCGACGTGGCTCGCGTGCTCGCGAAGCACGCGGACGACCTGCTGCCGACCGAGGTCCCGCAGAACGTCTACGAGGGCCTCAAGGCCTCGCCCGTCACGGACGTGCACGTCTTCGCCCGCCGTGGCCCGGCGCAGGCCAAGTTCTCGCCCCTCGAGCTGCGCGAGCTGGGTCACGTGCCGGACGTGGACGTCATCGTGTACCCCGAGGACTTCGAGTTCGACGAGGGCTCCATGGCGGCCATCAACTCCTCGAACCAGACGAAGCAGGTCGTCAAGACCCTCACGGACTGGACGCTCAAGGACCCGGGCGAGAACACGGCGTCGCGCCGCCTCCACCTGCACTTCCTGCACGCCCCGGCCGCGGTCCTCGGCGACGGCAAGGTCGAGGCGCTGCGCACCGAGCGCACGCGGCTCAACGGCGACGGCACGGTCTCCGGCACGGGCGAGTTCCAGGAGTGGCCCGTCCAGGCCGTCTACCGCGCGGTGGGCTACTTCGGCTCGCCGCTGCCGGAGATCCCGTTCGACGAGCTCAAGGGCGTCATCCCGAACCGCGAGGGTCGCGTCATCGACATCGACGGCGAGCACATCCCCGGCGTGTACGCGACCGGCTGGATCAAGCGCGGCCCGGTCGGGCTCATCGGCCACACCAAGTCGGACGCATCCGAGACGATCCGCCACCTCGTGGAGGACGTGACGGGCGCGGGCGACGGCGGCGACGTCGCGGCCGCCGACCTCACGGCCGGCCGCGTCGCCCCGCTCGGCGACCCCGAGGCTGTCGTGGAGTTCCTCCGCGAGCGCGGCGTCGACCACGTCGAGTGGTCCGGCTGGGAGCTGCTCGACGCGTACGAGCGCTCGCTCGGCGAGCCGCACGGTCGTGAGCGCGTCAAGGTCGTTCCGCGCGAGGACATGATCCGCGTCGCGCGCGGCGAGTCGCAGGTCGGCTGA